Proteins encoded within one genomic window of Lampris incognitus isolate fLamInc1 chromosome 1, fLamInc1.hap2, whole genome shotgun sequence:
- the ercc6l gene encoding DNA excision repair protein ERCC-6-like, with protein MGLGKTIQVISFLSGMYDAELVKHTLIVMPTSLIINWTKEFAKWTPGMRVKEFHGTRKAERIRQLDKIQRRGGVIITTYQMLINNWQQLASYNGKEFKWDYLILDEAHKIKTTSTKTAKSAYAVPARNRILLTGTPVQNNLREMWALFDFACQGALLGTAKTFKTMYENPITRAREKDATPGEKALGLKMSETLITMISPYFLRRTKAELQKRKQKGKEVSEETGVCEANQQIEAKAVMPTLTRKNDLIVWTYLSAVQEAIYRQFLSLDHIKELLMTTRSPLAELNVLKKLCDHPRLLSAAAVTKLGLEETAAESQQDVDRELDSHSIGNIPDEALISESGKLVFLISLLERLKQEGHRTLVFAHYKKVLDIMQRVLVNRGFKVMRMDGTITQLAERERLISLFQEDKRYSVFLLTTQVGGVGITLTAANRVVIFDPSWNPATDAQAVDRAYRIGQTENVVIYRLITCGTVEEKIYRRQVFKDSLIRQMTGDKKNPFRYFSKQELKELFMLEDTRSSTTQQQLQSLHSRHRRTDPELDEHIAHLHSLEMFGISDHDLIYSLDTNNHDDAPQNQASHQYIKGRVHKAQELMKAESELNMQLMERMSLSTEPAWLRQPVQPNGERSNEKKPRKTRPSPSLLHDDDFNKSSVLMDLNQSASDLENNQQNQRNGFVDLTDEDKSLTEKPLALEVSQDNVEAINSSKEEQSVLAIENVSVQEMEDVAVTAEGNISLDYIPSAGISPLKRDDTQIAEVSVDTKMPCVPSLLSQRDSALLMPNTSKKAETSSNISAGLESFEGNFNLHLEDSDMFTGCNIIDEHETESQERKLLSQLQMEGSFDIEKSLSDRRADIQLSQILDCSQINDSDGTMENFYITTKKKRAAVIYDSEEEEDQEQLVTSQLDISIQALGASTPKSFHREASTLKGRKSVGGNTSVASRVSFIQSLMEDIENPEDDHSGDDDYCDGISEDHSHVTNRDDVCSSHDKLELEETNREMLNTEDKEEGEDATGLMESTAESGSGEELGSNFRESTSDIELASDERVEQYTVCTAAKSDTATDASCMSSPSPPEGDSYDSLVRKGKQFYCEGKLDKALECFLRAIDIKSGDPEIQLMTIQLYRQLTRE; from the coding sequence ATGGGCCTTGGTAAAACTATCCAGGTGATCTCTTTCCTGTCTGGCATGTATGATGCTGAGCTGGTGAAACACACGCTGATCGTTATGCCAACTTCACTTATCATAAACTGGACCAAAGAGTTTGCCAAGTGGACCCCTGGGATGAGGGTCAAGGAGTTTCACGGTACAAGGAAAGCGGAGCGAATCAGACAATTGGATAAAATTCAGAGGAGAGGCGGAGTGATCATTACCACATACCAAATGCTGATCAATAACTGGCAGCAGCTGGCATCTTATAACGGCAAAGAGTTCAAATGGGACTACTTGATTTTGGACGAAGCACACAAGATAAAAACAACATCAACTAAAACAGCAAAGAGCGCATATGCCGTCCCAGCCCGAAACCGGATCCTTTTAACCGGCACGCCTGTCCAGAACAACCTGAGAGAAATGTGGGCCCTGTTTGACTTCGCCTGCCAAGGGGCTCTCCTGGGTACAGCTAAAACTTTCAAAACAATGTATGAGAACCCCATCACACGTGCCAGAGAAAAGGACGCCACGCCAGGGGAGAAAGCTCTGGGACTGAAAATGTCTGAAACTCTGATTACCATGATAAGCCCCTATTTCCTCCGCAGGACCAAAGCCGAACTGCAGAAGAGGAAACAGAAAGGCAAAGAGGTCAGTGAGGAGACAGGGGTGTGTGAGGCCAATCAACAAATTGAAGCTAAAGCCGTCATGCCGACGCTAACAAGGAAGAATGACCTCATTGTCTGGACTTACCTGAGTGCAGTGCAGGAGGCTATCTATCGACAGTTCCTTTCTCTTGACCACATCAAAGAGCTCCTGATGACCACCAGATCGCCCCTGGCTGAGCTAAATGTCCTCAAGAAACTCTGTGACCACCCAAGGCTCCTTTCTGCTGCCGCAGTGACTAAACTGGGCTTGGAGGAGACCGCTGCTGAAAGCCAACAGGATGTTGATAGAGAATTAGATTCTCACAGTATCGGCAACATACCCGATGAAGCACTGATATCAGAGTCTGGAAAGCTTGTGTTTCTGATCTCGCTTCTCGAGAGGCTCAAACAGGAAGGTCACCGCACTCTTGTCTTTGCACATTATAAGAAGGTGCTGGACATTATGCAGCGTGTGCTGGTGAACAGAGGCTTCAAGGTAATGAGGATGGATGGGACCATAACCCAGCTagctgagagagagaggctcATCTCGCTGTTCCAGGAAGACAAACGGTACTCAGTCTTTCTACTGACCACCCAGGTAGGCGGGGTTGGTATCACCCTGACTGCAGCCAATCGAGTGGTGATCTTTGACCCCAGCTGGAACCCAGCCACAGATGCCCAGGCAGTCGACAGAGCTTACCGCATTGGCCAAACGGAAAATGTGGTCATCTACAGACTGATCACCTGCGGGACGGTGGAGGAGAAGATCTATAGGCGGCAGGTGTTCAAAGACTCTCTGATTAGACAGATGACTGGAGACAAGAAGAATCCATTTCGCTACTTCAGTAAACAGGAGCTGAAGGAGCTGTTTATGCTGGAGGACACACGGTCCTCAACCACCCAGCAGCAGCTACAGTCTCTGCACTCCAGACACCGAAGGACAGATCCTGAGCTGGATGAACACATCGCCCATCTCCACTCCCTGGAGATGTTTGGAATCTCTGATCATGACCTCATCTACTCGCTTGACACCAACAATCACGACGATGCCCCCCAAAACCAGGCATCGCACCAGTACATCAAGGGGAGGGTGCACAAAGCCCAAGAGCTGATGAAGGCCGAGTCTGAGTTAAACATGCAGTTGATGGAGCGCATGTCATTGAGCACTGAACCGGCCTGGCTCAGACAACCAGTTCAGCCCAATGGAGAGAGATCAAATGAGAAGAAGCCACGAAAAACAAGACCCAGCCCATCCCTTCTACATGATGATGATTTCAACAAGTCGTCTGTTCTGATGGATCTGAACCAGTCTGCTTCAGACTTGGAAAACAATCAACAGAACCAAAGAAACGGGTTTGTTGATCTAACTGATGAAGACAAAAGTCTGACTGAAAAACCATTGGCTTTAGAGGTTAGTCAGGACAATGTGGAAGCGATTAATTCGTCCAAGGAGGAACAAAGTGTCTTGGCGATAGAAAACGTGTCTGTGCAGGAGATGGAGGATGTCGCTGTCACTGCGGAGGGCAACATCAGTTTGGATTATATTCCATCAGCAGGAATTTCGCCCTTAAAACGTGACGACACTCAGATTGCAGAGGTCAGTGTGGACACGAAGATGCCCTGTGTTCCATCACTTCTGAGTCAAAGAGACTCAGCATTACTGATGCCTAACACCAGCAAAAAGGCTGAAACATCCTCAAACATCAGTGCAGGGCTTGAGTCTTTTGAAGGCAACTTCAATTTGCATctggaagacagtgacatgtTTACAGGATGCAACATAATCGATGAACATGAAACAGAGTCTCAGGAAAGAAAGTTGCTGTCCCAGTTACAGATGGAGGGAAGTTTTGATATCGAAAAATCCCTCTCAGACAGACGAGCTGACATCCAGCTCAGCCAAATCCTTGATTGCTCCCAAATCAATGACTCAGACGGAACAATGGAGAACTTCTATATAACCACAAAGAAGAAAAGGGCTGCAGTAATTTATGATAGCGAGGAAGAAGAAGATCAGGAGCAATTGGTGACCAGCCAATTGGACATCTCTATCCAAGCGTTGGGAGCCTCCACCCCCAAGTCATTTCACCGTGAAGCGTCTACTCTGAAGGGCCGTAAAAGTGTGGGAGGGAATACTTCTGTGGCCTCCCGGGTTTCCTTCATCCAGTCTCTAATGGAAGACATAGAGAACCCAGAGGACGACCACAGTGGTGATGATGACTATTGTGACGGTATTTCAGAGGACCATTCTCACGTTACCAACAGAGATGATGTCTGTAGTTCTCATGATAAGCTTGAATTGGAGGAGACCAACAGGGAGATGCTAAACACGGAGGACAAGGAGGAGGGAGAAGATGCCACTGGGTTGATGGAATCTACTGCGGAGTCAGGTTCAGGAGAGGAATTGGGTAGTAATTTCCGGGAATCGACCAGTGACATCGAATTAGCCTCTGATGAAAGAGTGGAACAGTACACAGTTTGCACAGCAGCCAAATCAGACACAGCAACAGAcgcctcctgcatgtcctccccgtctCCCCCAGAGGGTGACAGTTATGACTCCTTGGTCAGAAAAGGGAAGCAGTTTTATTGTGAGGGGAAACTAGACAAAGCCCTGGAATGCTTTTTAAGAGCGATTGACATAAAATCCGGCGATCCCGAAATTCAACTCATGACCATCCAGCTGTATCGGCAGCTGACTCGGGAATAA